TTTCTTGGTGTTCTTCTCTTTCTTAGAGATTAGGTTGCCAGGATTGAGGAGCCACACCAGGACTGCAAGCTCTTCACGAGTCAGGTTTTCAAACGAGATGGAAGTCGAGAACTGAGCACCCGGAGTCAAATACGATCCCACAACTGTTTCCGAGGGCCCCGGAGGGCTGCTGACGCTATCTGCTAGAGGGAGATGCCCACGAGAGAGCCCATTAACAAGGAAACGGTGCGTGGGATAGGTTTTACGGATGAGCACCTGCTCATCCTGAAAGGCATCATTACGAGTACACTTTTCATCCAATACGGAACCATTGGGTCTCCGCAAGTACGGTGCGCCCGCTGACGGTTTAGGGCTTGCAAGCGTTGGAAGCACCCACCCGCAACTTCCTTGAGCAGGGAGCTGGAGCCATTGACGTCTGTCGTCAGAAGCTGTGTCTGGAACGGCAGAACTGATCGATATACGCCCCTTGAATGCCGCACCTTGGTCCCGACTTACGTCCTTCCCGTCAGCAACAAACCCCCAGACTCGGTCAGCCGCCGACGCTTCCTCGTACGTGAGTGCGGGAGAAACATTGGAATCGGCCGCCAGTTCAGTAGGCGACACCGCCCTCGCACTGGTGCGACGTCCAACCTGGGAGATGCTCAGCGCCGTGACCTCACCTCGATCAATCGACGCGAACAGCGGCAACCCCTGCCCCAGGTTCGCCTGATCCTTGATGTATTTCCTAATCGATTCCCTATCAGCCTTAAACCCAAGGCCCTCAGCTTTGCTATTAATGATGTCGTGGACAATGATCGTGTTTGGGGCATCAGAGGTTCGCGTACCGGAATCGTTTAGCGGCAGACCTGCCGCCTTCCTTCTTCGTTCGCGATCCGCAAGCTTGCGAACATTGTCTACGTAACTGTAGATGACTTCCACCAGGCCATCAATGACACCATCGTCCACCTCCAAGCATGTTCGATTACTCTCAGAGTCAAAGAAAATGAACTCGTTGCATTTTGTGTCAATAAGCCTATTTCCACCAGGAGGGGTTAATCTGACAACCACCCCCCGATAAGCCCCCCTCACCGGCTTCCCTCGCCCATCACGAACGCCGGAGAAATATTTTCCCCCAACCTTCGACACAATATAGCGCTTGACGTCATAGAAACGCTCTTCTTCTGCGGTAAACTCTACAACACTGCGGTGCGGCGCGGCAGCCCTCAACTCATTTATGCGCCCTACAGCCCGAACAGGGTCACCTTCCCTCTTATTCTCATTTTTTGCCCCAGAATAGATCCACTTACCATCTGATTCTAGAAAATCGACCCCGGACTCCACATTGTCCGGTAAAACTGCAGCGCAGACGCTTTTAACCTTGCCCCAGCCCTCAGGATTTCTTGGCCTTAAGTTCTTTCCGAGCATGACGCGAACCTTGAATCCGCTCCCACCCTCCTTAGGAACTAGAAGAACAGGATACAGCACAGTAGACTCTTCTGGGGTGCGTCTATGCGTCACCAGGTGATCATGCCCTCGAAATACGCGCATTCGCGAGGCCGTCACCGCCTCGAAGGCAGAAGAGAGCACGCCCTTAAGGGTTGTGGAAGGAATTGTCGTGTCCTCCCAGGTGCGGGCACCCTCCGGGTCGCCACTGCGCGAGGCAACAACAACTCTATTGTCAGAAGTGCGAAACCCAGGTACCGTGGGTGTTGCCACACGAATTGACACCTCGATTTTCCCCGAGAGTCGCTCGGCACTGAGATGATCATGTCCGCTTGCAGGAAGAATACCGTCTCGATATATCTCCGGAAGCGGGGCGCCATTTTTTTCTGTTTCGCGAATCGCAGGAATACCGTTATATGCGTGATGCCAGACCATTACTCGACAACCTTTCGTCACTCAAATCTACCTAGCAGAACTCAGTCCGCACTGACGTGGTCACACATCTGCGAGGACATCAGCCCCACCTTCCGGTCATGAGCTCGTCGGTGAATACGGTGTTTCCGTACGTCTCCTCCACGGTGAAGACCTCGATGCTGTCCATGACCTCGCCTTTCTCTCCGTGCTGGAGGTAGCTGTTGTCCCGAACCCAGCAGTCGCTGCCGCCCGGGAGACCTTCGCGGGACGCACCGACCACGATCTCTGCGGCCCCACTGCCGTTGAGCCACCGCAGCTCATGGGCCAGGACGCCGTCCTCGCCGGCGACGTTGCCGCCGTCGTCGGTCTCCTTGTCCATCACCCGCCACAGGCGCAGCTCGAAGACCGTGTCCAGGTCGATCTCCTCCTCCCGGGAACCGGCCTGGCCGTCCCGCTCGATCAGGGTGGTGAGCCCGGAAGCCCCAGCCCTTCTCACCGAGTAGGCGCCGCTGGTCGTGTAGGCCACGCCGTTCATCTCGCCTCCTAGGTCCTCGGCGCGTTCAAGAACCCGTTGAAGCTCGACGCCCCTGGGCTGCTCGGCTCCCGCGCCGGGCACGTCCTTCCAAACGGCCTGTCGCAACGGCTCCGGCTCCCACGTCTTCTCAGGCATCCCGCTCCTCCTTGTCCTCAAGCGGCCTCTCGCTGCTGCCCACCAGGTAGGAGGACCATCCCTCCCAGCCGGCTCCGGCTCTCGGATTCCTCTCGATCCCGGAGTTCACGCCTCTGAGCCCCTTCAGAATCCGCCGAGGAAGCGACTCGCCCGTCCCGTCCTCCGCCTTGAGGGACCAGTTCTCGATCCCCAGGCCCTTTCCGCCGGTCACGGCCATGGCCTTGACCTCGACCTGCCCCATGCCCCGGGTGCCGCGGCTCCCCAGTGGGAGCGTCCCGGCGGCCATCTCGGCGAGCACCAGCCCCAGGAGGCAGAAGGCGGCGCGGCTGCGGTCCTCGCCCTGACTGTCCTCCTGCCCGCCCGGTTCCCCCAGGCCCGCCCGCGCGTTGGTCAGCAGCCGGTCGAGGTCGAGCTCCAGGACGATGCTGTTCCAGGTGGAGTCGTAGACCTCCTCGCTGTATAGCAACCCGTCCGCGACGCCGCCGGTCCACCGGTCGCCGGCGTTGTGCGTAACCTTGCGGCTCGGGCCGTCCTCGGCGGCAAGCGTGTCGAGGACCGTCAGCGCGCCACGGTGCGTCGTCGACCCGAACAGGTCCCGCACCAGGCTCGGATCCTGCGCGAGCTGCTCGTGGACACCGGCGCCCGACCAGTCCGCCACCGTGCTCGGGTCCTTCTTCGCCAGCAGGATGGTGCGGGCGATCCGCGTCGCCCGGGTCCGCAGCGCGCCGCGGACGGAGCTTCCGGGCAGCACGATCGGGTCGGTCTCCTCCGGGCCGGCGCGCAGGGGGCGGGCCGGCTTCGTCTCCTCAGAGTCCACGCCCTCCGCCTCTCCCGGCGCTCCGTCTGCGGCCCCGGCGTCGGCTCCCTCCCCGGAGCCGTCATCCTGGGGCTCGGCCACGAGGATCCCGGTGGGGCTGTCCCAGGTGATCTCGATCCGCATCCGGCCGCTGCCCCCGCAGTCCACGGGGGCGACGTCGACCGAGCGGCCGCCGGCGCCGGAGAGCCACTCCTCCAGTCCCGCCCAGCTGCCCGGCTCCGCCTTGGTGAGCCTCCAGGCCTTCTCCGAGTCGCTGAGCGCGACCCTCCCCCACCCGGCGTTCTGCCGGCCGCCGAAGGCGACCCTGCCGTCCTTGATGAGCCCGATGATGAACGCGAAGAGCTTCTCGACCTGCTCCGGCCCGGGCGGGGCGACATCACCCTGAGGTACCTCGACGCCGTCGGGCAGCCCGGCCTCCGCGGTGATGGTCAGGGCGAGCTCCTTGCCGCGGGGCAGGTACTCGTGCTCGAACAGCGCAGTGTCGCCGGCCGAGCCCCAGTACCGGTCGATGGCGTTGCCCATCCGGGTCGGGAGCATGACCTTGTGCTCCTCATCCCCCTCATAGCCCTCGGTGGGCAGCTCGACCGTGTGCACGGTGATCGCCGAAGCCCGCAGCGGCGCCGCCGAACCGGCCCCTCGGGTTCCGTCATCGCCCCACAGCTGCCGCAGCTCGCGTTCGGTCGGTCCGACGGCGCCGCCGTGCTCCTCACGGAATCGCTGGCAGGCAGCTCGCAGGGCGCCCTTGACGGAGCGCCCGGTGAGGACCGGACGGCCGCGGCCGTCGCGTGCGAATCGCCGGGCGACGGTGGTCCTATCCTCTGGGTCGCGGCTTCGGTCGACCACCTCGTCGACGCCTCCCGAGTGGAGGGGCGCGTCCGTCACCAGGTGGACGGTGAGCTCATAGCGGGTCACTCTCATCGCTGAGCCTCCTCCGATGCCGCAGCACCATCAGCAGTCGGTGCGAGGTCCTCCCCGTGAAGGCTCCTCAGTGTGAACGTCTCCTTCTCCAGCAGAGGATGCCCGACGACGAACCGTCCGAAGCCCTGCGCCCGCAGTTCCCCGATGCCGACGGCCGCCAGGGCGGCCAGCCTCTCCAGGGCGGTGGTTCTCACCTTGAGGACCGAGCCGGCCTGGATGGCCATGCGGGTGGCCCGGGGCTGGTGGCTCGCCGCGGACCAGGAGTCCACGCGCCGGTGCCTGACCCCGGCGTTGAAGCGAGTCCCGTCCGCCTCGGCGAGCTCGATGGGGGCGCCGGCCCGCTCGAAGGCGGCGAGCAGGTCGGTCAGGCTCCCGCCCGGGCCGAGCCGGGCTGAGCGGGCCAGTACGTCGGAGGTGAACCAGATCGTCGTGTCCTCGGCGTCGACCACCTGGGGCGCCGGGCTCGGCGCGAAGGCCGAGAGGGTGCACTCGGTCTCCCCGAAGGTGCCGCTGAGGCGACGCGCCCCGAGGCGGGCCCGGTGCCCGGTGCCTGCGAGGGCCTCCAGCTGCTCACCGATCCGCTGGTACAGGCGGGTCGAGACCGTCACCGTCGCCTGGAGGCTCAGGCCAGCCGGGAGCGCCCGCACCAGGTAGAGCTGGCCGTCCCTGGCCGCCCCGGTGGCGGCGTCGTGCGCCGTGGACTGCCGCCCAATGAGCGCCGGGGCGCCCTTCGCGCCGGCGGTCGGGAAGACGTATCCGTCGCGCAACGGCTTGTGGACCTCGTTCTCGGGCTCCTCAGCACGCATCCTGTTGCAGACGCGCATCTCCTCGTCGCCCTCGCACTCAGCCGTCTTGAGCTCCTGGCTCTCGGCTCCTTGGCCGACCTTGGGGCTGGAGAACACCAGGGGCATCGCCAGCCCGCGCTCCCCCTGGTAGGAGACGACGCCGTCGGAGACGAGCAGCTCCCCGTTGACGACGGCGTCGCGGACCTCCTGGACGAGGGCCTCCGATGCGCCGGGGGTTTGGGCGACGGTGCGTGTGATGAGCCGGTGCACCCAGGGCAGCAGGACGGTGCCGCGTAGGAAGTCCAGGGAGCGGATCTCGTTGGACATGGGGACCTCGTAGGAGACCACCGGGGTTCGCAGGTCGATCGTCAGGGTCGCCTCGTGGAAGGCGCCGGCGGCGGTGGGTGCACGGCTCGCCTGTAGGACCGGGGCCGCCGCAGCGGTCGTGTCCGCCGCGGGGACCTGCGGGGCGCCGCGCTCCTTCCACCTGCCCAGCTGTGTGCGGCACCAGTCCTTGACGGCCCGGGTGTCGCCGGGCTCGTGGTCGGCGTGGATGAGGACGTCGCAGACGCCGTCGCCGACGGCCCGGTTGGAGCCGATTGCGCGCACCAGCAAGCCCGAGAGGGCCAGGAGGAGCTCAGCGGCGTCGCGCTGCTCGTCGCTCCAGGTCAGGGGGCGTCCGTACCTGTCGACGTCGGACAGGGTGACCTCGCCGCGCAGCCGGCAGGCGCCGGTGCGTTCGAAGATCCTCAGGAAGTCCTCGCGCGCTGTGCCGGTCTTCTCGTCGATGGACAGGGAGACGACCTCGTGGATGAGGTCGGTGGGGTCGTCCGGTGGGTCGATGAGCCTGGCGTCGGAGAAGGTGCCGAGTCGCGGCGCCAGGTCGGAGCCGAACAGTGCGGAGGCGAAGGCGCGCCAGGAGCGGCCGGAGCCGTCGTCGAGTGCCTGGGCCGCGAGGAGCGACTGCTCCCGCACGGCGCCGGTGAGCACGGTCGCGCGCACGATCGGCAGGCCGCGCTCGTCCTTCTCGACGACGGAGTCCACGCCGCCGGCGACGCCGGTTCCGGTGGTGACGCCCCAGTCGGAGTGGAAGGTGACCGACAGGGGGAAGGAGGTCGGGGATGAGGGGCTCATTCGGTGGCCTCCGATGCTGTGTTGGTGGTCTCCCCCAGGCGGGGGAGGGGGAGCTCGAAGGAGGAAGGCGGGAGGAGGTCGGAGAGCTCCAGAAGGTCGAACACGGCGCCCAGGCCGCCCAGCTCGGTGTCAATCCAGTCGCCGACATCCTTGCGGGCCGCCTCCCACTCGTTCCAGGCATTGACGAGCGACGGTGGGACCCAGTTCTCCTTCTTCTCAGACGCCTCGGAGCCCGGAGTCTCACAGTCCGCGGCCTCAGCGGTCGGAGCGTCCGTCACGTCGTCGTCACGATGAGCGGCTCGTTCCCGCACCGCGGCGGACAGCAGCCCGCGGATGCGCGCCGCCCGGGTGCGTGGGAACGGTTCGAGGTTGGTCTCGTTTCGGCTCTCGTCGGTGCTGCCGAGGGGCACCCCCTTGAATCGGGCGACGCGCCGGCAGGTCGCTTCCCAGGGCTCGTGGCGAAGGTCGTTCGGCGAGAAGCCGGCGGATGTGCTGTCCTCGCCGTCGCCGGAGCCGGAGGTTCTGAAGCCGTCATCGCGGGTGCTCGT
This region of Actinomyces oris genomic DNA includes:
- a CDS encoding RAMP superfamily CRISPR-associated protein, with protein sequence MSPSSPTSFPLSVTFHSDWGVTTGTGVAGGVDSVVEKDERGLPIVRATVLTGAVREQSLLAAQALDDGSGRSWRAFASALFGSDLAPRLGTFSDARLIDPPDDPTDLIHEVVSLSIDEKTGTAREDFLRIFERTGACRLRGEVTLSDVDRYGRPLTWSDEQRDAAELLLALSGLLVRAIGSNRAVGDGVCDVLIHADHEPGDTRAVKDWCRTQLGRWKERGAPQVPAADTTAAAAPVLQASRAPTAAGAFHEATLTIDLRTPVVSYEVPMSNEIRSLDFLRGTVLLPWVHRLITRTVAQTPGASEALVQEVRDAVVNGELLVSDGVVSYQGERGLAMPLVFSSPKVGQGAESQELKTAECEGDEEMRVCNRMRAEEPENEVHKPLRDGYVFPTAGAKGAPALIGRQSTAHDAATGAARDGQLYLVRALPAGLSLQATVTVSTRLYQRIGEQLEALAGTGHRARLGARRLSGTFGETECTLSAFAPSPAPQVVDAEDTTIWFTSDVLARSARLGPGGSLTDLLAAFERAGAPIELAEADGTRFNAGVRHRRVDSWSAASHQPRATRMAIQAGSVLKVRTTALERLAALAAVGIGELRAQGFGRFVVGHPLLEKETFTLRSLHGEDLAPTADGAAASEEAQR
- a CDS encoding RAMP superfamily CRISPR-associated protein — translated: MRVTRYELTVHLVTDAPLHSGGVDEVVDRSRDPEDRTTVARRFARDGRGRPVLTGRSVKGALRAACQRFREEHGGAVGPTERELRQLWGDDGTRGAGSAAPLRASAITVHTVELPTEGYEGDEEHKVMLPTRMGNAIDRYWGSAGDTALFEHEYLPRGKELALTITAEAGLPDGVEVPQGDVAPPGPEQVEKLFAFIIGLIKDGRVAFGGRQNAGWGRVALSDSEKAWRLTKAEPGSWAGLEEWLSGAGGRSVDVAPVDCGGSGRMRIEITWDSPTGILVAEPQDDGSGEGADAGAADGAPGEAEGVDSEETKPARPLRAGPEETDPIVLPGSSVRGALRTRATRIARTILLAKKDPSTVADWSGAGVHEQLAQDPSLVRDLFGSTTHRGALTVLDTLAAEDGPSRKVTHNAGDRWTGGVADGLLYSEEVYDSTWNSIVLELDLDRLLTNARAGLGEPGGQEDSQGEDRSRAAFCLLGLVLAEMAAGTLPLGSRGTRGMGQVEVKAMAVTGGKGLGIENWSLKAEDGTGESLPRRILKGLRGVNSGIERNPRAGAGWEGWSSYLVGSSERPLEDKEERDA